The DNA region ACATGTTAGACTGTagcttttttatagttttatgacAGCAAACCCTatcatgttttatgttttactaGGGCTACATTAACCTTGAAATCataatgttataaataattatggaaaaaaaaaaggtcaaacagacattttctttctttatctttcttgCTTCCTCTCCACTTTCCTCCGCactctcctcctccttttctttttctctgcttTTTTTGAGCTCATACACACAACACTCTTTCTCgctgtcttttcttcttcttcttcttttagtttcttttttctattcctGAATTGAGTGACCTTCAAGAACTCTTCTTATCATCATTACATGTCCTTTAAACTCCACCCTCCTTTCACCTTTGCTTCCTTACATGTCCTAAAGCAAAGCAACGCACCTCCCTcaagatagatttttttttttttgccgggCAAATTAATTTCCACTCCACTATAAgtcttttttcttgattcttaGTTTTGACTCCAATTCTTCATCTGGGTCATCTAAACTTTTCTTAGATTCACTTCAATTTTACCTCTCTTGTTATCAAGATAATTGCTTGTTACTTTCTTTCCTTTCATCTCATGGAAAAAGATAAGTTGTTTATGAGCGAGGGAGCGAACACAGCAGCAACCATTTGGAATTCTTGCAGTTTTGGAATGGAAATGCAAGCCAATGAGCTGAGTTGTGGTCCAGAGAAACTTGTCAATTGCTTTCTCAATCCCAATTGGGACAACTCATTGGATCAGAGCGATCCCTTTGAGTCTGCTTTGAGCTCCATTGTCTCATCACCTGTTGCATCCGTTGCCAATGCAAACGCCAACGCCGTTCCTAATGCTGGCGTTGGTGGTGACGGTTTTATGATTAGAGAACTTATTGGAAGACTAGGAAACATTTGCAATTCTGGAGACATTTCTCCACAATCTTTtgttaacaataataacaatagcacTAACACTTCTTGCTATAGTACCCCTTTGAATTCCCCTCCAAAGCTGAATCTTTCGATGATGGATTCGCAAATGAGAGGAAATCTGCCAATTCCTGGGAACAGCGTAGTAAAGCATCCAGGTTTAGCACCATTTCCAGCTGATTTTGTAGAGAGGGCTGCACGATATTCTTGCTTTGCTAGCAACAATCTTGGAGGCCTCAATAAACAATTCGGATTGAATGAATCCGAATTGATTAATAGGTTGATGCCACGAGTAGAACCTGGTAAGCTCTCGAGAGTTTCGAGTAACAATTCAATGAAGGTCACTGTATCGCAAGCAAATGTTCAAGAAAGCAACAAGAGCTCACCCCAGGATGGGAGTTTGAATTCTGATAAAAAATTCAGTAGGCAGTCAAGGCCTTCAACATCAGAGAATGGAGATTCCAGGGAGGAATCTTCAGTGTCTGAGCAAGTCCCAGGTGGGAAATTGAGCATGAAATCCCAGAATGACGCCAATTccaggaaaagaaaatcaattccCAGAGGAAAAGCCAAAGAAACTCCCTCTTCATCTCCATCTGCTTCTGATGTCAAGGTAATGTACACAATTCTGTTTCTTTCTATGGAAACGTCTGTTgagattttctttgaaaaactaATGAGTTAGCTTCATTTCAGGTTGCAGCAGAGAATGATGACTCGAAGGCAAAAAGAAGCAAATCGGATGAAACTAATGGCAGTGACAAGGATACagcaaaggaaaaggaagaagaaaatggaaatcagaaacagaacaaaaataattcaaagccGCCAGAGCCACCAAAGGATTATATCCATGTCAGAGCCAGAAGGGGTCAGGCTACAGATAGCCACAGTCTTGCTGAAAGAGTACGGATTTATTAAACTTTGTTCTGTTATCTATTTACGGGCGCTGTGATAGATTTGTATTGacatctccttttattttttatgctgttCTTGAATGGCCAGGttagaagagagaaaatcagTGAAAGAATGAAGTTCCTCCAGGATCTTGTTCCCGGATGCAATAAGGTGTTTATATTATGCTAAAAATGactgttttatttctttttaaaaaaaagaagaagaaaacttcaacaaaacAGTATACTTGTGTAAAGAAATTGTAGAGATTAGAAGGAGtgaaattttctaaattttggctTGAATGTTGTTGACTTGCAGGTTACTGGGAAAGCAGTGATGCTTGACGAGATTATAAACTATGTACAGTCATTGCAGCGCCAGGTTGAGGTAATATTCAGATTTGCAGAGGTCCCtcaatctttttaatgtgggattgaTTAATTTCTGATTGGATTCTGCCATTTGCAGTTTCTGTCCATGAAGCTGTCATCTGTGAATCCGAGAATGGAGTTCAACATGGAAACTCTGTTGTCCAAGGATGTAAGTTGATCTTTCAACTTATTTTACTGCTCTGTCTCTGTAACAGCTGGTCTGAATTTTTCATGTCTAATGATCACTGCAATCAATGTATATTGCAGATTTTCCAATCCCGTGGATCCATGCCTCATAGTCTTTATCCATTAGATGCCTCCTCGCCGGCATTCCCTTATAGTTACCAATCGCAGCAAGGGCTGGCCCTGCAAAATGGCATGCCAAGCAATGCAGAAACCCAGTTCTCCATGAACCCATTAAACGCTGCGTTGCGGCGAAACCCGAGCATGCATCTGCCACCCCTTGATGGTTTTGGCGATCCTGCTGCTCTCCAGGTAACTGGAAAGGAAACATGCCATCAATCCCAATTCATTTTGGATGGCCTCCTCTTGCATATTCTCATCACAGCTAGAATTTTGTTCTTCAGGCCTCAGCCATGTGGGAAGACGACCTTCAAAGTGTTGTGCAGATGGGATATGGTCAGAATCATCAGGAGAGCTTTCAAGGTAAGCAGGTTTCCAGGAAAAAAGTGTGGTTAATTCATAGGTTTTGAAGTCTGGTAGCTTCATAGTTCAAGATTTAAATCCATAAATTGTTTGATGCAGGCTCAGTGCCCTCAACTCACATGAAAATTGAGCTATAATTAACCAATAAACAGTCTCTGATCCCACTGAGGCTCCCcccaggagagagagagaggcctgCCTCAGCATGTACAGCCAGGTTCCAGAATTCgcatccctctttagcatggaGAAAGacaccattttttttgtttcaagtgATCTAAGAAACTGATTCTTTGGATAATTCTTATATAGAACTCCTTACATTGTAAAATCTAGAACTAATTGCAGTGCTATCCAACTATTCTACAATATATAGCCTACAGTCACATTTAAGGAAGAAGTGTGCTGCAGAGTTGAGAGAAGTTTTtttgtaatctttttttttttttttaattttccctcCAACTTTTATGTGTATTTGTATTGCCTTACCATTGAGAAATGTTATCAGATATTCATTGAGTTTACACTAAACTCCAttgtatttcttatttatttttaattctgctttaattttattattttctacagATTGCAGATTATTGCCTCTGACTTGCTGAAGTTTAACAAAGCAACGAGCCGTTAATATCCAATATTTGAAGAGTTAATCATCTATAACTTGGTCCTTGTAGTTtcaaaaaaacttgtttaattcctgtatttttaaacttgataaataattaGTCATTCAGACATGCTGTTTGGAATtacaattcatgaaaatttaaaaataaaatcacttaaaattattatttttaatatatttagattgtttttatgtactaatattaaaaatgattttttaaaaataaaaaaatatattattttaatgtattttcaaacaaaaaatattttaaaaataatcgtTATTACACAATTAAACACCGTATTTAATCAATctcactttcttttttaatttatttcattttttttttcaaaaaaaaaaaaaaaaaaatgaaagacaaTGGGtcagctattaaaaaaaaacctattattatatttccaaacaccTTTTTGATCTTACAttcctttattttgttttttatttttcaaacaaataggaaaaaaataaaacgaaagAGAGGTGGGTGAGAGGGgagagttttatatattttcgaACAAAAACTACTAAATGAAGGATATTGGTCAAAAGACTATATAATTATTTGCAATAATAGTACAGGGATTGATTAATCGGTTTTATTAAACTAAAGGGACCGGTCCATAATCAACTC from Populus alba chromosome 14, ASM523922v2, whole genome shotgun sequence includes:
- the LOC118040671 gene encoding transcription factor bHLH78; protein product: MEKDKLFMSEGANTAATIWNSCSFGMEMQANELSCGPEKLVNCFLNPNWDNSLDQSDPFESALSSIVSSPVASVANANANAVPNAGVGGDGFMIRELIGRLGNICNSGDISPQSFVNNNNNSTNTSCYSTPLNSPPKLNLSMMDSQMRGNLPIPGNSVVKHPGLAPFPADFVERAARYSCFASNNLGGLNKQFGLNESELINRLMPRVEPGKLSRVSSNNSMKVTVSQANVQESNKSSPQDGSLNSDKKFSRQSRPSTSENGDSREESSVSEQVPGGKLSMKSQNDANSRKRKSIPRGKAKETPSSSPSASDVKVAAENDDSKAKRSKSDETNGSDKDTAKEKEEENGNQKQNKNNSKPPEPPKDYIHVRARRGQATDSHSLAERVRREKISERMKFLQDLVPGCNKVTGKAVMLDEIINYVQSLQRQVEFLSMKLSSVNPRMEFNMETLLSKDIFQSRGSMPHSLYPLDASSPAFPYSYQSQQGLALQNGMPSNAETQFSMNPLNAALRRNPSMHLPPLDGFGDPAALQASAMWEDDLQSVVQMGYGQNHQESFQGSVPSTHMKIEL